GGGTCGGTGAAGACGAATCTCGGTCATCTGGAAGCGGCGGCGGGCGTCGCCGGGCTCATGAAGGCCGTGCTCGCCGTCCGCAACGGCTACATTCCGGCGCACCTCAACTTCCACCGGTTGACCGAGCATGCGAGCGAGGCCGCATCTCGGCTGGCCATAGCCGCCGAGGGCATGGCATGGCCGACCACCGGTCGGCCGCGCCGGGCGGGGGTGTCGTCGTTCGGCGTCAGTGGGACGAACGCGCATGTGGTGATCGAGCAGGCGCCCGATCCTGTTGCCGTTCCGGGACAGGGGCCGGAGCGGGGCCCAGCGCCGGCGTTGTCAACCTTGGTGGTGTTCGGCAAGACGGCGCAGCGGGTGGCCGCGACGGCATCGGTGCTTGCGGATTGGATGGAAGGCCCCGGCGCCGAAATCCCGCTGGCCGATGTCGCGCACACCCTCAACCATCACCGGGCCCGGCAACCTAGGTTCGCCACGGTGGCGGCCGTTGACCGGTCCCAAGCGGTGGCGGGATTGCGCGCCCTGGCCGCGGGCCGATCCGCCCCCGGCGTGGTCGCCCCCCGGGAAGGCTCCATCGGGCCGGGGACGGTGTTCGTGTACTCGGGACGAGGATCGCAGTGGGCCGGAATGGGGCGCCAACTACTGGCCGACGAGCCGGCGTTCGCGCAAGCCATCGCCGAGCTGGAGCCCGAATTCGTTGCTCAAGCCGGCTTTTCGCTGCACGACGTGATCGTCGGCGGCAAGCAGCTCGTCGGCATCGAACAGATCCAGCTGGGGCTGATCGGGATGCAGCTGGCGCTGACCGCGCTGTGGCGCTCCTACGGTGTGACACCCGACGCGGTGATCGGTCACTCGATGGGTGAGGTGGCCGCCGCGGTGGTGGCCGGGGCGCTGACCCCTGCCCAGGGGTTACGGGTGACCGCGACACGCGCACGGCTCATGGCGCCCTTGTCCGGGCAGGGCACGATGGCGTTGCTCGAACTCGACGCCGCGGCCACCGAGGCGTTGATCGCCGACTGCCCGCAGGTGAGCCTGGGGATCTACGCCTCTCCGCGCCAGTCCGTGATCTCCGGGCCGCCGGCAGCGATCGACGTGCTCATCGACAGGGTGCGTCAACAGGGCGGCTTCGCCAGCCGCGTCAACATCGAGGTGGCCCCGCATAACCCAGCGATGGATGCATTGCAACCCCAGATGCGTTCGGAACTAGCGGATTTGACCCCGCGGCCACCGACCATCCCGATCATCTCCACCACCTACGAAGACCTCGGCAACAACCCCGTCTTCGACGCCGAACACTGGGCCACCAACATGCGTAACCCGGTGCGTTTTCGGCAGGCCATCGTTGCGGCTGGTGGCAGCCACCACACCTTCATCGAGATCAGCGCCCACCCGCTGCTGACCCACTCCATCACCGACACCCTGGCCAGCACCTACGACACCGGCAACTACCTGAGCATCGGCACCCTGCAACGCGACTCTCACGACACCCTCGAGTTCCATACGAACCTCAACACGGCGCACACCACCCGCCCGCCCCAAACTCCCCACCCGCCCGAACCACATCCCGTGCTGCCCACCACCCCGTGGCAGCACACCCACCACTGGATCAGCGCCACTTCGTACTCCGGGGCCGCGTACCACCGGACCGGCGCCCACCCGCTCCTCGGCGCGGGTGTCACCGACCCCACCAACGGCACCCGGGTATGGGAAAGCGAGCTCGCCCCGGATCTGCTGTGGCTCGGCGATCACGTCATCGACGACCTCGTAGTGCTGCCGGGCGCGGCCTACGCCGAGGTGGCGCTGGCGGCGGCGGCGGACACCTTCCCAATCGAGCGAGCCGAGCAAGATCGGCCCTGGATGATCTGCGAGCTCGACCTTCATCAGATGCTGCACGTCACCGAAGGCACGGTTCTGGTCACCACGCTCACCGGCGACGAACAGCGGTGCCGGGTTGAAATACGCACCCGCAGCGGCACTTCGGCATGGACCACCCATGCCACCGCCACCGTTGCGCGCGCTGGCACATCCGAGCCCTCGGACCTCGAGCCACCGCGAACCGAGGTAACCCCGACAGGCCTGGCGGACGAACTGGACCCCGACGACCTCTATCAGCGCCTGCGCGGCGCCGGCCAACAACACGGACCGGCGTTTCAGGGCATCGTCGGGCTCGCCGTCGAGCAATCCGGCGCGGCCCACGCACAGGTGCGGCTACCTTCTTCGGCCAGGGCGGGTTCGCGCGACTTCCTGCTGCACCCGGTGATGATGGACATCGCGTTGCAGACGCTGGGCGCCACGCGGACCGCGACCGACCTGGCTGGCGGGCAGGCCGCGCGCAAAACGCTAGTGGTGCCAGTTCGTTTCGCCGGCGTGCACGTGTACGGCGACATAACCCAGGGCGTCCGCGCGGTTGCCTCACTGACCGCAACCGATGAGAGGCTCGTCGGAGAGGTCGTCCTGACCGATCCGGATGGTCAACCGCTGCTGGTCATCGACGAGGTCGAGATGGCGGTGCTTGGGGCCGGCAGCGGCGCAACGCAACTCGATGACCGCCTATTCACGTTGGAGTGGGAGCCCGCACCCCTGGACAAGACGCACACAGCGGCCGATGTTTCGGGTGGCCTGTTGTTGATCGGTGACCTCGCCGCGGGCGACCCCGTGCTACCCGGGCTGCAGTCGGCGTTGCGTGACCGCTTGGGCGAGATCGAGGCCGAAGTCGAGCTCGTCTCTCCCGGCGACGAAGCCAGGCTGCGCGCCGCGATCACCCGATCCGACATCGGGTGGGACGGCATCGTCGTCGTCTGTCCGCCCCGAGCGGGCGATGAATCGCTGCCTGATGACGCGCAACTAGACCTGGCACACGCGCGTACGCTGCTGATCGCCGAGGTTGTCAAGACGGTGACACGCATGGGCGCCCGAAAGAGCCCACGGCTGTGGATCGTCACCCGTGGCGCCGCGCAGCTCGATCCCGCCGAGTCGGTCACGTTGGCGCAGACGGAGCTTCGCGGGATCGCGCGGGTGCTCACATTCGAGCATTCGGAGCTAAAGACCACGGTCCTCGACATCGACCCCGAAGGCGCCGGCTCGCTCGCGGCCCTGGCCGACGAGTTGCTCGCCGGTTCGGACGCCGACGAAATCGCCTTGCGCGACGGGCAACGCTATGTCAACCGGCTGGTGCCCGCGCCCACAACGGCGAAAGGCGACCTCGTCGGCGAGACTCGCCGCACGGTCGTGAATCTGGATGCCACCAAAGCCGTCCGGCTGCGGATCGACCAACCCGGGCGACTGGACGCCCTCAACGTCCACGAGGTGAAACGAGGCAAGCCGCGAGGCGATCAGGTCGAGGTTCGCGTCGTCGCCGCGGGGCTCAACTTCAGCGACGTGCTCAAGGCCATGGGCGTGTATCCGGGGCTCGACGGCGCCGCGCCGGTGATCGGCGGCGAGTGCGTGGGCTACGTGACGGCCATCGGCGACGACGTCGACTCCGTCGAGATCGGACAGCGCGTCATCGCGTTCGGCCCCGGCACATTCGGAACACACCTGGGGACGATCGCCGATCTCGTCGTCCCGATCCCCGACGCGCTGCCCGATCACGAGGCGGCCACGTTCGGCGTCGCGTATCTCACCGCCTGGCACTCGCTGTGCGAGGTCGGGCGGCTGTCCCCCGGCGAACGCGTGCTCATCCACGCCGCGACCGGTGGGGTCGGCATGGCGGCGGTCTCGATCGCGAAGATGATCGGCGCCCGCATCTACACGACAGCCGGCTCGGACGCCAAACGCGAAATGCTGTCCGGGCTCGGCGTCGAGTACGTGGGCGACTCCCGAAGCGTGGACTTCGCCGACGAAATACTCGAGCTCACCGACGGCCACGGCATGGACGTCATTCTCAATTCGCTGGCAGGCGAAGCGATTCAGCGCGGCGTGCAGATACTCGCTCCCGGCGGCCGGTTCATCGAGCTGGGCAAGAAGGACGTCTACGCCGACGCCAGCCTGGGACTGGCGGCGCTGGCGAAGAGCGCGTCCTTCGCCGTGGTAGACCTCGACCTGAATCTCAAGCTGCAGCCCGCGAAGTACCGCCAGCTCCTGCGGCACATCCTGGCGCACGTGGCGGACGGCAAGCTGGCGGTGCTTCCCGTCACCGAATTCAGCCTGCCCGACGCGGCCGACGCATTCCGGCTCATGGCATCCGGCAGGCACACCGGCAAGATCGTCATCTCCATACCGCAAAGCGGCAGCATTGAGGCGATCGCGGCCCCACCGCCGCAACCGCTGGTCAGCCCCGACGGCGGCTACCTCATCGTCGGCGGCATGGGCGGTCTCGGCTTCGTGGCCGCGCGGTGGCTGGCCACCCACGGCGCGGGATTGGTTGTGCTGAACGGACGTTCGGCTCCCGGCGACGAGGTTCGGGCGGCCATCGAAGACCTCGGCGCAGCGGGTCACCGGATCGAGGTGATCACCGGCGACATCGCCGAGCCCGGCACGGCCGAGCGGCTGGTGCGAGCGGTCGAAGACGCCGGCTTCCGGCTGGCCGGGGTCCTGCACAGTGCGATGGTCCTCGACGACGAGATCGTGCTGAACATGACGGATTCCGCCGCCAGGCGGGTATTCGCCCCGAAGGTCACCGGCAGCTGGCGGCTTCATCAGGCCACCGCCGCGCGCGACGTCGACTGGTGGCTGACTTTCTCGTCCGCCGCGGCACTTCTCGGCACGCCGGGGCAGGGCGCGTACGCCGCCGCGAACTCGTGGGTCGACGGCCTCGTCGCCTACCGCCGCGCGCTTGGGCTTCCCGCCGTCGGGATCAACTGGGGTCCATGGGCCGAGGTCGGGCGTGCGCAGTTCTTCGCCGACCTTGGCGTCTCGCTGATCACCGCCGAGCAGGGGCTGGCCGCGATGCAGGCGGTGCTCGCCGCCGACCGTGGGCGCACCGGCGTGTTCAGCCTCGATGCGCGGCAGTGGTTCCAATCCTTCCCGGCGGTGGCGGGGTCGTCGCTGTTCGCGACGTTGCACGACAGGGCGGCCATGACAAGCGGGGACCGGCGTGGCGGCGGCAAGATCCGGGCGCAACTGGACGCCCTCGACCCGGCCGAACGACCGGGACATCTCGCGTCCGCGATCGCCGGCGAGATCCGGGGGGTGCTGCGCTCGAGCGATCCCATCGACCACGACCGGCCGCTGGAGACGTTGGGCCTGGACTCCCTGATGGGTCTCGAATTGCGAAACCGGCTGGAAGCAAGCCTGGGCATCACGCTGCCGGTCGCGTTGGTATGGGCATACCCGACGATCAGCGACCTGGCGTCCGCGCTGTGCGAGCGGATGGACTACGCGACACCGGACACCGCCCAGGCCACCACCGATTCCGCAGACTCCGCACCCGAATTGTCCGATGAGGAGCTGGACTTGCTCTCGGATCTGGTCGAGGCCAGCGAGCTGGAAGCCGCAGCGAGGGGCGAATCATGACGAGTCTGGCAGAGCGCGCGGCGCAACTGTCGCCGAACGCGCGAGCGGCCCTGGCACGCGAGCTTGTCCGCGCGGGGACGGCCTTCCCGACCGACATCGCGGAGCCGGTGGCGGTGGTGGGCATCGGTTGTCGTTTCCCGGGGAATGTGACTGGGCCGGACAGCTTTTGGCAGCTGCTGGTCGACGGCGTGGATGCGATTGGCGAGGTGCCCCCGGATCGGTGGGACGCGGACGCGTTCTACGATCCCGACCCGTCGGCGTCCGGGCGGATGACGACGAAGTGGGGCGGTTTCGTTTCCGATGTCGACGCATTCGACGCCGACTTCTTTGGCATCACACCCCGCGAGGCCGTGGCGATGGATCCGCAGCATCGGATGCTGCTCGAGGTGGCCTGGGAGGCGCTCGAGCACGCCGGCATCCCACCGGATTCCCTGAGCGGCACCCGAACCGCTGTGATGGCGGGGCTGTCGTCGTGGGACTACACGATCGTCAACATTGAGCGCAGGGCCGACATCGACGCGTACCTGAGCACGGGAACCCCGCACTGCGCGGCGGTGGGTCGGATCTCGTACCTGTTGGGGTTGCGTGGCCCGGCCGTCGCCGTGGACACCGCGTGTTCGTCGTCGTTGGTGGCAATCCACTTGGCGTGTCAGAGCCTTCGGCTGCGGGAGAGCGACGTGGCGTTGGCCGGCGGGGTGCAGCTCACCTTGTCGCCCTTCACCGCCATCGCGCTGTCCAAGTGGTCGGCGCTGTCGCCGACCGGGCGATGCAACAGCTTCGACGCCAACGCGGACGGATTCGTGCGGGGCGAGGGCTGCGGCGTGGTGGTGCTCAAACGGCTGGCCGACGCGCTGCGCGACCAGGATCGGGTGCTGGCCGTGGTCCGCGGTTCGGCGACCAACTCCGACGGCCGGTCCAACGGCATGACCGCACCCAACGCGCTGGCGCAACGCGACGTGATCACGTCCGCCCTGCGGCTCGCGGATGTCGCCCCCGACAGCGTGCACTATGTCGAAACACACGGCACCGGAACTGTTTTGGGAGATCCGATCGAGTTCGAGTCGCTGGCGGCCACATATGGTCGCGGCGAGGGCCGGTGCGCGCTGGGGTCGGTCAAGACGAATATCGGCCATCTGGAAGCGGCCGCCGGCGTCGCTGGATTCATCAAGACGGTGCTGGCCGTGGAGCGCGGGCACGTTCCGCGCAATCTGCACTTCACCCGGTGGAACCCGGCGATAGACGCGTCCGCGACGCGTCTATTCGTGCCCACCGAGACCGCACCCTGGCCCGCGGCCGCGGGCCCCCGCCGCGGAGTGGTTTCGTCGTTCGGTCTCAGCGGCACCAACGCGCACGTGGTGATCGAGCAGGCGCCCGACACGGCCGTACCGGTCGCCCTTGGGACGCAACAGGTTTCGGCCCTGACGGTATCGGGCAAGACGACCGCAAGGGTGGCGTCGGCGGCCGCCGCGTTGGCCGACTGGATGTCGGGGCCGGGCGCGGGGGCGGCGCTGGGCGATGTCGCCCACACGCTGAGTCGGCGCCGGACCCGGCACGCCAAGTCCGCCACCGTCCTCGCGCGTGACCGCTCGGAGGCGGTCGCGGGGTTGCGGGCGCTGGCAGCGGGACAGCCGCGGGCCGGCGTGGTGGGTTGCGATCAGCATGCCGGCGGGCCGGGCCGCGTGTTTGTGTATTCGGGCCAGGGTTCGCAGTGGGCCGGCATGGGCCGGCAATTGCTGGCGGACGAGCCGGCGTTCGCCAAGGCAGTGGCGGAGCTGGAGCCGATATTCGTTGCCCAGGTCGGCTTTTCGTTGCAGCAGACGCTTCTCGACGCCGACGACGTGGTGGGCATCGACCGCATCCAGCCGGTGCTGGTCGGGATGCAGCTGGCGCTGACTGAGTTGTGGGGGTCCTACGGCGTCACACCCGATGCGGTGATCGGGCATTCGATGGGTGAGGTGTCCGCGGCGGTGGTGGCCGGCGCGTTGACCCCCGAGCAGGGCTTGAAGGTGATCGCCACCCGGTCGCGGCTGATGGCACGGCTGTCGGGGCAGGGCGCGATGGCACTGCTCGAGCTGGACGCCGACGCCACCGAGGCACTGATCGCCGACTACGCTCGGGTGACGCTGGCGGTGCATGCGTCGCCGCATCAGTCGGTGATCGCCGGGCCGCCCGAGTCGGTGGACGCGATAATCTCCGCAGTGGCGGCGCAGAACCGGTTGGCGCGCCGCGTCGACGTCGATGTGGCCTCGCATCATCCGATCATCGATCCGATACTTCCCGAGTTGCGAAGCGCGCTGGCGGATTTGGCCCCACAGCCGCCGAACATCCCAATCATCAGCACCGCCACCGAGGACGCCCGGCCGGTCATGGATGCCGACTACTGGGCGGCCAACCTGCGCAACCCTGTGCGGTTCCACCAGGCCATTGCTACCGCAGGCGCCACTCACCACTCCTTCATTGAGATCAGCCCCCACCCCGTGCTCGCCCACGCCATCACCGACACCCTGGATCCGGCCGGCAGCCATCTCGTCACCGGGGCGATGAACCGCGACCTTGACCAGACCCTGTTCTTTCACACCCAACTCGCCGCGGTCGGTGCGAGGCCATCGGAGGCCACCAATGGTCGGCTCGTGGATCTGCCACCCACACCATGGCACCACAGCAGATTCTGGGTCGCGGACCGATCGGCGTACTCGGAGCTGGCCGCCAGCCATCCGCTCCTCGGCGCGCACATCGAGATGCCCAGCGGCGGAAACCATGTCTGGCAGGCCGATGTCGGAACCGACGTATGCCCCTGGCTGGGCGACCACAAGGTGTTCGGCCAGCCCATCATGCCGGCCGCGGGGTTTGCCGAGATCGTTTTGGCGGCGGCCGGCGAAGCGCTCGGCGTGGCCGCCGACGCCGTTATGATCAACCAGTTCGAGGTGGAGCAGATGCTGCCCCTCGATGGCCACACCCAGCTGACGACCCAGTTGATTCGCAACGGGAACAGCAAGATTCGAATCGAGATCTACTCCCGCTCCCCCGGCGGCGATTTCCGCCGGCACGCCACGGCCAGGGTCGAGCGGTCAGCGCCCGATCTGCCGCGCGACCATCGGAAAACACCCGCTTCTTCCGGCGGGACCGCGGTGTCGCCGGCCGATTTCTATGCCGTGCTACGTCAGACCGGTCAACACCACGGTCCCGCGTTCGCGGCATTGAGCCGGATAGCGCGGCTACCCGACGGGTCCGCGGAATCCGACATCACCGTTCCCGACGAGGCCCCCTGGCATCCCGGTTATCGACTGCACCCCGTGGTGCTGGATGCGGCGTTGCAAAGTTTGGGCGCCGCGCTTCCCGACGGCCAGCCGGCTGGCTCGGCCGAAGCCAGCTACCTGCCGGTGTCGTTCGAGACGATCCGGGTCTACCGCGACATCGGTCGGCACGCCAGGTGTCGTGCGCACCTGAGCGACCTCGATGCCGGCGCCGGCAAGCTGGGCAGGATCGTCTTGATCGACGACGCCGGCGACGTGGCGGCCGAGGTGGACGGCATCTACCTGCGACGCGTCGAGCGTCGTGCGGTGCCACTGCCGTTGGCGCAGAAGATCTTCGACACCGAGTGGGTCGAATGCCCGCTTGCGGCCGAAGAGGCGTCGCCGCAGGCCTCCGAAACGCCGGGAAGCTGGCTGGTACTCGCCGATCCGGCATTAGACGCGCCGGCCACATCCATGGCAGACGAATTCGCGAGGCGGTGGCGCTCTGCTATGCGGCGGGTGCACACCGCCGACCTGGACGACGAATCGGCGGTGCTCGCCGCGTTCGCGGAAACAGCGGGCGATCCCGACCACCCGCCCGCCGGGCTGGTCGTGTTCGTCGGCGGTGCCTCGACCGGACTGGACGACGGGCTGGCGGCGGCAAGAGACGCGGTGTGGTCGGTCACGACCGTCGTGCGCGCCGTCGTCGGCACGTGGCACGGCCGGTCGCCACGCCTGTGGTTGGTCACCGGGGGCGGGCTCTGCGTGCGCGACAACGAGCCGGGAGCACCGGCGACGGCCGCCTTGAGGGGCCTCGTGCGAGTCCTCGCTTTCGAGCATCCGGACCTGCGCGCCACATTGATCGATTTGGACAGCACCGGCGATCCGTTGGCCGCCCTGACCGCGGAACTGCACAGCCCCGGTGGCGACGACGTCATCGCGCGGCGGGGTGACCGCAGGTTCGTCGAACGGCTTTCGCGCGCCACTCTCGATGCATCCAAAGGCAATCCGGTTGTGCGCCAAGGAGCGTCGTACGTGGTCACCGGCGGCCTCGGCGGTCTCGGCCTGGTCGTCGCCCGATGGCTGGTGGACCGCGGAGCCGGCCGGGTGGTGCTGGGTGGTCGCAGCGATCCCACCGAGGACCAGCGCAAGGTCCTGACCGAATTGGAAGCCCGCGCCGAAATCGTGGTCGTTCGCGGCGATGTGGCGGCGCCGGGCGTGGCCGAACGCCTCATCGAGGCCGCCGGCCTTGCGGGGCGTGAGGTGCGTGGCGTCGTGCACGCCGCGGCGGTCATCGAAGACAGCCTGGTGTTCTCCATGACCAGGGAAAACCTTGAGCGGGTGTGGGCACCCAAGGCCGCCGGGGCGTTGCGGATGCACCACGCCAGCGCCGGCTGTGAGCTCGACTGGTGGCTCGGATTCTCTTCCGTGGCTTCACTATTGGGCTCTCCCGGGCAAGCGGCGTACGCGTGCGCCAGCGCGTGGCTGGACGCGCTGGTCGCGTGGCGCAGGGCATCGGGTCTGCCGGCGGCAGTGATCAACTGGGGGCCGTGGTCGGAGGTGGGCGTCGCCCAGGCCTTGGTAGGCAGTGTCCTCGATACGATCACGCCGGCGGAGGGCATCGAGGCGCTCGACTCATTGCTGGCCGCCGACCGGACGCGCACCGGCGTCGCCCGGCTGCGCGCCGACAGGGCGCTGGTCGCATTCCCGGAGATCCGCGGCATCAGCTATTTCACCCGCGTGGTCGACGAGCTGGACTCGACGGGCGACCTCGGCGACTGGGGCGGGCCCGACGCGCTCGCCGATCTCGACCCGGCGGAGGCCCAGCGCGTGGCGACCGAGCGGATGTGCACGCGCGTCGCGGCGGTGATGGGCTACGCTGACCGATCAGCGGTCGATCCCACCATTGCGTTGACCGACCTGGGACTGGATTCGCTGATGGCCGTGCGAATCCGCAACGGCGCACGGGCGGACTTCGGCGTGGAGCCGCCGGTGGCACTAATCCTGCAGGGCGCGTCCCTGCACGACCTGACGGTCGACCTGATGCGCCAACTCGGGCTATCGGGCCCGGAGGAGCACGAAAAAGCTGACGCTGTTCGCGACCGGGCGCGCCACCGCGCGGCGGCGCGACAGGGAGCCGCGATGCGGCGGCGAACCACACCCCCCAAACCTCAAGGACAGGGAGGACAAAGCCTGTGAGCTTCCCCGACAACGCGATCGCCGTGGTCGGCATGGCCGGCAAATTTCCGGGCGCCGACGATGTTTCGGCGTTCTGGAGCAATCTTCGGCGCGGCAAGGAGTCGATCGTCACCCTGTCCGAACAGGAACTGCGCGACGCGGGGGTCAGCGAAAAGACACTGAATGATCCGGCGTATGTGCGTCGCGCTCCGCTGCTCGACGGGATCGACGAGTTCGACGCCGACTTCTTCGGGTTTCCGCCGTTGGCCGCCGAGGTGCTCGATCCACAACACCGACTCTTCCTGCAGTGCGCGTGGCATGCGCTGGAGGACGCGGGCGCTGACCCCGCGCGATTCGACGGCTCGATCGGCGTGTACGGAACCAGCTCTCCGAGCGGCTATCTCCTGCACAACCTGCTGTCGCATCGCGACCCCAACGCCGTTTTGGCCGAAGGCCTCAACTTCGACCAGTTCAGCCTGTTCCTGCAGAACGACAAGGACTTCCTGGCCACGCGGATATCCCATGCGTTCAACCTGCGGGGCCCGAGCCTCGCGGTCCAAACCGCGTGCTCGTCGTCGCTGGTCGCGGTTCACCTGGCCTGCGGCGGCCTGCTGTCCGGCGAATGCGACATGGCCCTGGCCGGCGGGTCGTCGCTGTGCATCCCGCACCGCGTCGGTTACTGGAACTCACCGGGGTCGATGGTGTCGGCGGTCGGCCACTGCCGGCCCTTCGACGTGCGAGCCGACGGCACGGTCTTTGGCAGCGGCGTCGGGATGGTGGTCCTCAAAACATTGCAGGCCGCCATCGACGCCGGGGACCGCATTCACGCCGTCATCCGGGGATCGGCGATCAACAACGACGGATCGGCGAAAATGGGGTACGCGGCACCCAATCCGGCCGCCCAGGCCGACGTCATCGCGGAGGCCCATGCGGTGGCCGGCATCGATTCGTCGACGGTGGGCTATGTCGAGTGCCACGGCACCGGCACACCGCTGGGTGACCCCATCGAAATCCAAGGGCTGAAAACGGCATTCGAGGTGTCCACAACGACTCGTGCGGCCCCCTGTGTCTTGGGGTCGGTCAAGTCGAACATCGGCCACCTGGAAGTTGCCGCCGGAATCGCCGGCCTGATCAAAACGATTCTGTGCCTAAAGAACAAGGCGATCCCCGCGACACTGCACTACACGAGTCCGAACCCGGAACTGCGGCTGGATCAGAGTCCGTTCGTCGTGCAAAGCCAGTACGGCCCGTGGGAGTCCGACGGTGTGCGGCGGGCCGGGGTGAGCTCGTTCGGGGTAGGCGGCACCAACGCGCACGTCGTGTTAGAGGAAGCACCGGCGGTTGAAGCGCACACCGAGCCGGCCGGACCGCAGGTGCTCCTGCTGTCGGCGAAAACTGCCGCGGCGCTTGGCCAGGCGCGAACCGCGCTGGCCACGGCTTTGGGAAGTTCGGACGGCCCGAACCTGGCCGAGGTCGCCTATACGCTCACCCGGCGCCGCAAGCACAACGTCACGATGGCCGCCGTCGTTCACGACCGGGAGCATGCGGTCACGGTCCTGCGGGCGGCCGAGCACGACAACGTGTTCGTCGGCGAATCCATCGAAGCCGCCGAAACGGCGGAATCATCCACCGACCGTATCGTGTTCCTGTTTCCCGGCCAGGGCGCTCAACACGTCGGAATGGCCAAGGGGCTCTACGACACCGAGCCCGTTTTCGCCGAACACTTCGACGCCTGCGCCGCGGGATTCCGCGACGAGATGGGTATCGACCTACATGCCGAGATTTTCGGTGGGACCGCAACGGATCTGGAGCGCATTGACCGTTCGCAACCGGCGCTGTTCACGGTGGAATACGCGCTCGCGAGGTTGGTCGACACCTTCGGTGTGCGCGCCGGGGCATACATCGGTTACAGCACCGGCGAATACATCGCGGCAACCCTGGCAGGGGTATTCGACCTCGAGACGGCGATCAAGACGGTGTCGTTGCGCGCCCGCCTGATGCATGAGTCGCCGCCGGGCGCCATGGTCGCGGTGGCGCTGGGCCCCGATGACGTCGCGCAGTACCTCTCACCTGGGGTGGAACTCTCCGCGGTGAACGATCCCGGCAACTGCGTGGTCGCCGGCCCCAAGGACCAGATTCGCGCGTTCAGCCAACGCCTCGACGAGCAGGGGATACCCGTTCGGCGGGTGCGCGCGACCCACGCGTTCCACACCAGCTCAATGGATCCCATGCTGGCAGAATTTCAGGAATTCCTGTCCCGACAGCGGCTGCGCGTTCCGCGCACGCCGTTGCTGAGCAATCTCACCGGGACCTGGATGTCCGAGCAGCAGGCGACCGATCCCGCCTGCTGGACGCGTCAAATCAGTTCCACGATCAGGTTTGCCGACGAGTTGGACGCGGTGCTGACAGGTCCGGGTGGGCCGGGTCGAGTTTTGGTCGAGGTCGGCCCCAGCGGCAGCCTGACCGGTTCGGCGATGCGGCACCCGAAGTGGTCGAGTGGGCACCGCGCCGTCCGGCTCATGCGCCACCCGATCCAAAACGCCGACGACCGCGACACTTTCCTGCGCGCCCTGGGCGAACTCTGGTCGGCGGGAATCGAAGTCGACTGGGCCCCGCGGCGTCCGGCCCGGCCGCATCTCGTGTCCTTGCCCGGTTACCCGTTTGCCCGCCAACGGCATTGGGTCGAACCCAAGCACGCGGTCTGGGCGCACGTTCCCGCC
This is a stretch of genomic DNA from Mycobacterium lacus. It encodes these proteins:
- a CDS encoding type I polyketide synthase; this translates as MTSLAERAAQLSPNARAALARELVRAGTAFPTDIAEPVAVVGIGCRFPGNVTGPDSFWQLLVDGVDAIGEVPPDRWDADAFYDPDPSASGRMTTKWGGFVSDVDAFDADFFGITPREAVAMDPQHRMLLEVAWEALEHAGIPPDSLSGTRTAVMAGLSSWDYTIVNIERRADIDAYLSTGTPHCAAVGRISYLLGLRGPAVAVDTACSSSLVAIHLACQSLRLRESDVALAGGVQLTLSPFTAIALSKWSALSPTGRCNSFDANADGFVRGEGCGVVVLKRLADALRDQDRVLAVVRGSATNSDGRSNGMTAPNALAQRDVITSALRLADVAPDSVHYVETHGTGTVLGDPIEFESLAATYGRGEGRCALGSVKTNIGHLEAAAGVAGFIKTVLAVERGHVPRNLHFTRWNPAIDASATRLFVPTETAPWPAAAGPRRGVVSSFGLSGTNAHVVIEQAPDTAVPVALGTQQVSALTVSGKTTARVASAAAALADWMSGPGAGAALGDVAHTLSRRRTRHAKSATVLARDRSEAVAGLRALAAGQPRAGVVGCDQHAGGPGRVFVYSGQGSQWAGMGRQLLADEPAFAKAVAELEPIFVAQVGFSLQQTLLDADDVVGIDRIQPVLVGMQLALTELWGSYGVTPDAVIGHSMGEVSAAVVAGALTPEQGLKVIATRSRLMARLSGQGAMALLELDADATEALIADYARVTLAVHASPHQSVIAGPPESVDAIISAVAAQNRLARRVDVDVASHHPIIDPILPELRSALADLAPQPPNIPIISTATEDARPVMDADYWAANLRNPVRFHQAIATAGATHHSFIEISPHPVLAHAITDTLDPAGSHLVTGAMNRDLDQTLFFHTQLAAVGARPSEATNGRLVDLPPTPWHHSRFWVADRSAYSELAASHPLLGAHIEMPSGGNHVWQADVGTDVCPWLGDHKVFGQPIMPAAGFAEIVLAAAGEALGVAADAVMINQFEVEQMLPLDGHTQLTTQLIRNGNSKIRIEIYSRSPGGDFRRHATARVERSAPDLPRDHRKTPASSGGTAVSPADFYAVLRQTGQHHGPAFAALSRIARLPDGSAESDITVPDEAPWHPGYRLHPVVLDAALQSLGAALPDGQPAGSAEASYLPVSFETIRVYRDIGRHARCRAHLSDLDAGAGKLGRIVLIDDAGDVAAEVDGIYLRRVERRAVPLPLAQKIFDTEWVECPLAAEEASPQASETPGSWLVLADPALDAPATSMADEFARRWRSAMRRVHTADLDDESAVLAAFAETAGDPDHPPAGLVVFVGGASTGLDDGLAAARDAVWSVTTVVRAVVGTWHGRSPRLWLVTGGGLCVRDNEPGAPATAALRGLVRVLAFEHPDLRATLIDLDSTGDPLAALTAELHSPGGDDVIARRGDRRFVERLSRATLDASKGNPVVRQGASYVVTGGLGGLGLVVARWLVDRGAGRVVLGGRSDPTEDQRKVLTELEARAEIVVVRGDVAAPGVAERLIEAAGLAGREVRGVVHAAAVIEDSLVFSMTRENLERVWAPKAAGALRMHHASAGCELDWWLGFSSVASLLGSPGQAAYACASAWLDALVAWRRASGLPAAVINWGPWSEVGVAQALVGSVLDTITPAEGIEALDSLLAADRTRTGVARLRADRALVAFPEIRGISYFTRVVDELDSTGDLGDWGGPDALADLDPAEAQRVATERMCTRVAAVMGYADRSAVDPTIALTDLGLDSLMAVRIRNGARADFGVEPPVALILQGASLHDLTVDLMRQLGLSGPEEHEKADAVRDRARHRAAARQGAAMRRRTTPPKPQGQGGQSL